The Geoglobus acetivorans genome window below encodes:
- a CDS encoding NusA-like transcription termination signal-binding factor → MGVKLSTESIRYIALFESLTGANVKDCLIYDDKVIFLVRKGDMGLAIGKGGINVEKAKEIIGKRVEVLEHSDDPVEFIQNLFRPIRVKVSLVEKEGKRTAIVQAPAQYKGLVIGKGGKNINKVKELVRRHHDIENVIVK, encoded by the coding sequence ATGGGAGTTAAGCTGTCAACTGAAAGTATAAGGTATATCGCTCTTTTTGAAAGCCTCACCGGTGCAAACGTGAAGGACTGTCTGATTTATGATGACAAGGTTATTTTTCTTGTGAGAAAGGGTGACATGGGGCTGGCCATAGGAAAGGGCGGAATAAATGTGGAAAAGGCAAAGGAGATAATTGGAAAGAGGGTGGAGGTTCTGGAGCACAGTGATGATCCTGTGGAGTTTATTCAGAACCTGTTCAGACCCATAAGAGTCAAAGTAAGTCTTGTTGAGAAGGAAGGAAAAAGAACGGCCATCGTTCAGGCCCCTGCACAGTATAAGGGGCTTGTAATTGGCAAGGGCGGAAAAAATATAAACAAAGTCAAGGAGCTTGTGAGAAGACATCACGATATTGAAAATGTGATAGTGAAATGA
- a CDS encoding ribonuclease Z — translation MDFKITFLGTSGTVPTPERNTSSIFVQFGGEKLLFDCGEGTQRQMMIAKTGFSISSVFITHMHTDHFIGLFGLIESMSLNGREKPLHIYCPEPDFLRKLFREFGYDNLDFRIVVTGLKDSDVVRFGNFSVVAFKTDHIVSSVGYAVIEDSFLRFSPEKAKELGIPPGPLYKKLANGETVFFRGKMVSPEMVTDGMVRGRKIVYTGDTKPTEKLVEISKDADLLIHDSSFTSELSEWAEYTKHSTALKAAEVAKEAGVRRLILTHISARYSKNTEPLLLEARRVFPNVEIARDFMEVELKRNQS, via the coding sequence ATGGATTTTAAAATCACTTTTCTCGGGACCTCCGGTACGGTCCCCACACCTGAAAGGAATACCTCATCTATTTTTGTTCAGTTTGGAGGGGAGAAGCTCCTCTTTGACTGTGGAGAAGGTACCCAGAGGCAGATGATGATTGCAAAAACCGGGTTCTCGATCAGCTCTGTTTTCATAACCCACATGCACACTGACCATTTCATCGGTCTTTTTGGCCTGATTGAGTCAATGAGTCTTAACGGGAGAGAAAAACCCCTGCATATATACTGTCCGGAGCCTGATTTTCTCAGAAAGCTTTTCAGAGAGTTTGGGTATGACAACCTTGATTTTAGGATAGTTGTAACTGGTCTTAAAGATAGTGATGTTGTGAGGTTTGGCAATTTCAGCGTTGTGGCGTTCAAAACTGACCACATTGTCAGCAGTGTGGGTTATGCAGTTATTGAAGATAGCTTTCTCAGATTTTCTCCAGAAAAGGCTAAGGAACTGGGAATTCCTCCAGGACCTCTCTACAAAAAACTGGCAAACGGGGAAACTGTCTTTTTCAGGGGAAAAATGGTCTCTCCTGAAATGGTTACGGATGGAATGGTCAGGGGGAGGAAAATCGTTTACACCGGTGACACGAAACCAACTGAAAAGCTTGTTGAGATTTCCAAGGATGCTGATCTTCTAATACATGACTCGTCTTTCACCTCAGAGCTTTCAGAATGGGCAGAGTATACAAAGCATTCAACAGCTCTTAAGGCTGCCGAGGTGGCGAAAGAGGCGGGCGTCAGAAGGCTGATTCTCACACACATAAGTGCGAGGTACTCCAAGAATACGGAACCACTCCTCCTGGAGGCACGCAGGGTATTTCCAAACGTGGAAATAGCGAGAGATTTCATGGAGGTTGAGTTAAAGAGGAATCAGTCTTGA
- a CDS encoding 30S ribosomal protein S12, with protein MGRGLFAARKLIENRKEFRWSDKRYVRRVLDLKRKADPLEGAPQARGIVLEKLGIEARQPNSAIRKAVRVQLIKNGKQVTAFTPGDGAINYIDEHDEVIIEGIGGRMGRSMGDIPGVRYKVVKVNNTSLKELWKGKKEKRLR; from the coding sequence ATGGGAAGGGGCTTATTTGCCGCAAGAAAGCTCATCGAAAATAGAAAGGAGTTCAGGTGGAGCGATAAAAGGTACGTAAGGAGAGTACTCGATCTTAAAAGAAAGGCAGACCCTCTTGAGGGTGCACCGCAGGCGAGAGGTATAGTGCTGGAAAAGCTGGGTATAGAGGCAAGACAGCCCAACTCGGCTATCAGAAAGGCTGTGAGAGTTCAGCTCATCAAGAACGGCAAACAGGTTACCGCTTTCACACCGGGAGATGGAGCAATCAACTATATTGATGAACACGATGAGGTAATCATTGAGGGTATTGGAGGCAGAATGGGAAGGAGTATGGGTGACATTCCTGGTGTGAGGTACAAGGTTGTTAAGGTAAACAACACAAGCCTCAAGGAACTCTGGAAGGGTAAGAAGGAGAAGAGACTGAGGTGA
- the rpsG gene encoding 30S ribosomal protein S7: MKYGLTNEDLLVFGKYDASEVEVSDPALKNYINLNPKVVPHTHGRHANTPFAKQNVFIVERLINKVMRKEHNTGKKMLAYSIVKEAFEIVAKKTKKNPIQILVDAIINAGPREEVVRLKYGGIAVPKSVDTSSSRRVDIALRNIAEGARRAAFKSKRSIAACLADELIAAANNESRSYAVAKKEEIERVAKSAR; encoded by the coding sequence ATGAAATACGGTCTTACCAACGAGGATTTGCTTGTATTTGGAAAATACGATGCCTCCGAAGTTGAGGTCAGTGATCCGGCACTGAAGAACTACATAAACCTCAATCCGAAGGTAGTCCCGCATACGCATGGCAGGCACGCCAACACTCCTTTTGCGAAGCAGAATGTGTTCATCGTTGAGAGGCTTATCAACAAGGTGATGAGGAAGGAGCACAACACCGGGAAGAAAATGCTTGCATACAGCATTGTTAAAGAGGCGTTTGAAATTGTTGCAAAGAAGACCAAGAAGAACCCGATTCAGATTCTTGTTGATGCTATCATCAACGCCGGACCGAGAGAAGAGGTTGTCAGGCTGAAGTATGGTGGTATCGCTGTGCCGAAATCAGTCGATACCTCAAGTTCCAGAAGAGTTGATATTGCTTTGAGGAATATTGCTGAAGGGGCAAGGAGGGCTGCCTTCAAGTCCAAGAGGAGCATTGCAGCCTGTCTTGCAGATGAACTAATTGCTGCTGCAAATAACGAGAGCAGAAGCTATGCTGTTGCCAAGAAGGAGGAAATTGAAAGAGTTGCCAAGTCGGCAAGGTGA
- the rpoA2 gene encoding DNA-directed RNA polymerase subunit A'', translating into MKETYYELMKDYPLPDYVRDLVAEELEKINADENTAKKVIERCYEAYLRNLVEPGEAAGIVAAQSIGEPGTQMTMRTFHYAGVAEINVTLGLPRLIEILDVRKNPSTPMMTIRLIPEYAKDREKAREVANRIEATYVTDVAEIVTDLRRMQIVIKPDVKALERKGLDRDKLKKKIEKNLKIELDEVDGDFVLSIEEPSFKLLMDTFDKVKRLVVSGIKEIKRVIIRKEGDEYVLYTEGSNLKKVMKEKGVDYARTVTNNIYEIYEVLGIEAARNAVINEAISTLEEQGLEVDRRHIMLVADVMTADGDLKQIGRHGVAGEKHSILARAAFEMTVNNLLDAAVRGEVDELKGITENIIVGQPIKLGTGDVELVVKLFTGGDK; encoded by the coding sequence ATGAAGGAGACGTATTACGAATTGATGAAGGATTATCCTCTTCCCGATTACGTGAGGGATTTGGTTGCTGAGGAGCTGGAAAAGATAAATGCGGATGAAAATACTGCCAAAAAGGTAATTGAGAGGTGTTATGAGGCTTATTTGAGGAACCTCGTTGAGCCTGGAGAGGCAGCAGGCATAGTTGCAGCCCAGTCCATTGGAGAGCCAGGTACCCAGATGACGATGAGAACGTTCCACTATGCCGGTGTTGCAGAGATTAACGTTACTCTCGGTCTTCCAAGGCTGATTGAAATCCTGGATGTCAGGAAAAACCCCTCAACACCCATGATGACCATAAGGCTGATTCCTGAATATGCAAAGGACAGGGAAAAGGCAAGGGAAGTTGCAAACAGGATTGAAGCCACATACGTTACTGACGTCGCGGAGATAGTTACCGATCTCAGGAGGATGCAAATAGTAATCAAGCCTGATGTTAAGGCTCTCGAAAGAAAGGGGCTTGACAGGGATAAGCTGAAGAAGAAGATCGAAAAAAACCTCAAAATCGAGCTTGATGAGGTCGACGGGGATTTCGTTCTGAGCATTGAAGAGCCGTCGTTCAAGCTTCTGATGGACACGTTCGATAAGGTGAAGAGGCTTGTTGTGTCTGGAATTAAGGAAATAAAGAGAGTCATCATAAGAAAGGAAGGCGACGAGTATGTTCTGTACACTGAAGGTTCAAATCTCAAGAAGGTTATGAAAGAGAAGGGAGTTGACTACGCGAGAACAGTCACAAATAATATATACGAGATATATGAGGTTCTGGGAATCGAAGCTGCCAGAAATGCGGTGATAAATGAGGCAATATCCACGCTCGAAGAGCAGGGTCTTGAGGTTGACAGGAGGCATATAATGCTTGTGGCAGATGTGATGACTGCTGATGGGGATCTGAAACAGATTGGAAGGCATGGTGTTGCCGGAGAGAAGCACAGCATACTGGCAAGGGCTGCGTTTGAAATGACTGTAAACAATCTGCTGGATGCTGCGGTTAGAGGAGAGGTGGACGAGTTGAAGGGAATTACTGAAAATATAATTGTTGGACAGCCCATAAAGCTTGGAACGGGAGATGTTGAACTTGTGGTAAAACTGTTCACGGGGGGAGATAAATGA
- the tuf gene encoding translation elongation factor EF-1 subunit alpha, with protein sequence MAKELEHINVVIIGHVDHGKSTMVGRLLYEAGEIPEHIIEKYRKEAQEKGKATFEFAWVMDKLKEERERGITIDVAHRKFKTNKYEITIIDAPGHRDFIKNMITGASQADAAVLVVDVVDCVQAQTKEHVFLSRTLGINQIIVLINKMDRVDYKQEEYDKCKEAVSKILKMVGFKVDEIPFIPTSAYNGDNILKKSERTTWYNGPTVFEALDALKPPEKLVDKPLRIPIQDVYSISGVGTVPVGRVESGILKVGDKVIFNPAGVTGEVKSIEMHHESIPQAEPGDNIGFNVRGVSKNDVRRGDVAGHPDNPPTVVRDFTAQIVVLQHPTAITVGYTPVVHAHTAQVACQFVELQKKLDPRTGQAKEENPQFLKTGDAAIVKLQPTRPMVIEKVKDIPPLGRFAVRDMGMTVAAGMVLDVTPRG encoded by the coding sequence ATGGCAAAGGAGTTGGAACACATCAACGTCGTAATTATAGGGCATGTGGACCATGGAAAGTCAACAATGGTTGGAAGGCTTCTTTACGAGGCTGGAGAGATCCCAGAGCACATTATAGAGAAGTACAGGAAGGAGGCACAGGAGAAGGGTAAGGCAACATTCGAGTTTGCATGGGTTATGGACAAGCTCAAGGAAGAGAGAGAAAGAGGTATTACAATCGATGTCGCTCACAGGAAGTTCAAGACAAACAAGTATGAGATCACAATTATCGACGCACCAGGTCACAGAGACTTCATCAAGAACATGATCACCGGTGCATCACAGGCTGATGCAGCTGTCCTCGTTGTCGATGTTGTTGACTGCGTACAGGCGCAGACCAAGGAGCACGTGTTCCTTTCAAGAACACTGGGCATCAACCAGATAATTGTGCTCATCAACAAGATGGACAGAGTTGACTACAAGCAGGAAGAGTACGACAAGTGTAAGGAGGCAGTATCGAAGATCCTCAAGATGGTTGGATTTAAGGTCGACGAAATTCCATTCATTCCGACATCTGCTTACAATGGAGACAACATCCTTAAGAAGAGTGAAAGAACAACCTGGTACAATGGTCCAACTGTGTTTGAGGCACTTGATGCACTCAAGCCACCAGAGAAGCTTGTTGACAAGCCACTCAGAATTCCGATTCAGGACGTTTACTCAATCAGTGGTGTCGGTACCGTTCCTGTCGGGAGAGTTGAGAGCGGTATCCTGAAGGTTGGAGACAAGGTTATCTTCAATCCTGCTGGTGTAACCGGAGAAGTTAAGAGCATTGAGATGCACCACGAGTCAATTCCGCAGGCAGAGCCAGGTGACAACATCGGTTTCAACGTGAGAGGTGTCAGCAAGAACGATGTCAGGAGAGGAGATGTTGCGGGTCACCCAGACAATCCACCTACAGTGGTCAGGGACTTCACCGCTCAGATTGTTGTCCTGCAGCACCCCACTGCAATCACTGTTGGTTACACACCTGTTGTTCACGCCCACACCGCACAGGTTGCCTGCCAGTTCGTTGAGCTGCAGAAGAAGCTTGATCCGAGAACCGGTCAGGCCAAGGAGGAGAACCCACAGTTCCTCAAGACTGGAGACGCAGCAATCGTCAAGCTTCAGCCCACAAGACCAATGGTTATCGAGAAGGTCAAGGACATACCCCCACTCGGCAGGTTTGCCGTCAGAGATATGGGTATGACCGTAGCTGCGGGAATGGTTCTCGACGTTACGCCAAGAGGCTAA
- a CDS encoding 50S ribosomal protein L30e, with translation MKVDLSKALRRALKTGEVYVGSKRTLKAVKDGKAKMVIVARNCPEEVLEGLKGHDVKILTYDGTNMELGAICGKPFSVAALAIVDEGESEILSAE, from the coding sequence ATGAAGGTAGATTTGAGTAAGGCTTTGAGAAGAGCACTGAAAACAGGAGAGGTCTATGTTGGGAGTAAGAGAACCCTCAAGGCTGTGAAGGACGGGAAGGCAAAGATGGTTATTGTGGCCAGAAACTGTCCTGAAGAGGTGCTTGAGGGTCTTAAAGGGCACGATGTGAAAATCCTGACCTACGATGGAACGAATATGGAGCTTGGTGCAATATGTGGTAAGCCGTTCAGTGTTGCAGCACTGGCAATTGTTGACGAGGGCGAATCCGAGATACTAAGTGCGGAATGA
- a CDS encoding elongation factor EF-2: MTRAKKMVDKIKDLMYKPERIRNMGIVAHIDHGKTTLSDNLLAGAGMISEELAGRQLYLDFDSQEQERGITINSASVSMVHEYGGEDYLINLIDTPGHVDFGGEVTRAMRAVDGVIVVVDAVEGIMPQTETVLRQALRENVKPVLFVNKVDRLIRELEVTPEEMQKRFIKVIADVNKFIKAVRPDKYEEWKLDVSDGSVAFGSALYNWAVSVPSMKETGVGFKEVYDYLKSDDSKTLAKKTPLFKVVLDMVIRHLPPPTEAQKRRIPTIWKGDLESNVGKAMLNCDPKGPVALMITKIVNDPHAGEIAVGRLFSGTLKPGTELYILDKKTKNRAQTVGLFMGPKRVEVEEIPAGNIVALVGLKDASAGSTCSTVESMEPFESIKHFSEPVVTMAIEAKNPRDLPKLIEVLRKLAKEDPTLHVTLNEETGEHLISGMGELHLEVKVERIRRDFGLEVKTSPPIVVFRETVNMTSPVVEGKSPNRHNRFYIVVEPCPEAVIEKFKEGEVDLKMDKKERRKLLEEAGLPGDEAAGVQEYYSGNIFVDVTKGIQYLNETMELILEGFREAINAGPVAREPVYGLKVKLVDCKLHEDAVHRGPAQVIPAVRSAIFAAMLQAKPALLEPYQKVYVTVPQEMMGAVTREIQGRRGVILEINSEGDAVTVIAKVPVKEMFGFAGAIRGATSGKAIWSVEFAGFEQVPQNLFEQFVMEVRQRKGLKLEIPKPEDFIG; the protein is encoded by the coding sequence ATGACAAGAGCGAAAAAAATGGTTGACAAGATAAAGGACCTGATGTACAAGCCGGAGAGGATAAGGAACATGGGTATCGTGGCTCACATTGATCACGGAAAAACAACCCTTTCCGATAATCTCCTTGCGGGAGCCGGAATGATCAGTGAAGAGCTTGCTGGAAGACAGCTTTACCTTGATTTCGACTCACAGGAGCAGGAGAGAGGTATCACCATCAACTCTGCGAGCGTATCAATGGTGCACGAATACGGTGGTGAGGATTACCTGATCAATCTGATTGATACTCCTGGACACGTTGACTTCGGAGGAGAAGTTACGAGAGCGATGAGAGCAGTTGACGGTGTCATTGTCGTCGTTGATGCTGTTGAGGGAATAATGCCTCAGACCGAGACAGTTCTTAGACAGGCTCTCAGGGAGAACGTTAAGCCAGTTCTTTTCGTGAATAAGGTTGACAGGCTGATAAGGGAGCTCGAGGTTACTCCCGAGGAGATGCAGAAGAGGTTCATAAAGGTCATAGCAGATGTGAACAAATTCATAAAGGCCGTCAGGCCCGACAAATACGAAGAATGGAAACTCGATGTTTCCGACGGAAGTGTGGCCTTTGGTTCAGCCCTGTACAACTGGGCTGTAAGCGTTCCCTCGATGAAGGAAACGGGCGTGGGATTCAAGGAAGTTTACGACTACCTCAAGAGTGACGACTCGAAAACACTTGCAAAGAAAACACCGCTGTTCAAGGTAGTGCTTGATATGGTTATCAGACACCTCCCACCACCTACAGAAGCTCAGAAGAGGAGGATCCCGACAATCTGGAAGGGAGACCTCGAATCGAATGTTGGCAAGGCGATGCTCAACTGTGATCCAAAAGGTCCGGTTGCACTCATGATAACCAAGATTGTCAATGATCCTCATGCCGGAGAAATTGCGGTTGGAAGACTTTTCAGCGGTACGCTCAAGCCCGGAACCGAGCTGTACATTCTTGACAAGAAAACAAAGAACAGAGCCCAGACTGTTGGACTCTTCATGGGTCCAAAGAGGGTTGAGGTGGAGGAGATCCCCGCAGGCAACATTGTGGCTCTTGTCGGGCTTAAAGATGCATCTGCAGGTTCTACATGCTCAACTGTTGAGAGCATGGAACCGTTCGAGAGCATAAAGCACTTCAGCGAACCTGTAGTTACAATGGCCATCGAGGCCAAGAACCCGAGAGACCTGCCGAAGCTCATCGAGGTGCTGAGAAAGCTTGCGAAGGAAGACCCCACCCTGCATGTTACGCTTAATGAGGAGACTGGGGAGCACCTCATCAGCGGAATGGGTGAACTCCACCTTGAGGTTAAGGTTGAGAGAATAAGAAGGGACTTCGGGCTTGAAGTCAAGACGTCTCCACCAATCGTCGTTTTCAGAGAAACCGTTAACATGACATCTCCTGTAGTCGAGGGCAAGTCGCCAAACAGGCACAACAGATTCTACATAGTTGTTGAACCATGTCCTGAGGCAGTCATAGAGAAGTTCAAGGAGGGTGAAGTCGACCTGAAGATGGATAAGAAGGAGAGGAGGAAGCTTCTGGAGGAGGCAGGTCTTCCGGGAGACGAAGCGGCCGGTGTTCAGGAGTACTACAGCGGAAACATCTTTGTGGACGTTACAAAAGGTATACAGTACCTGAACGAGACCATGGAACTGATCCTTGAAGGTTTCAGAGAGGCAATAAACGCTGGACCGGTTGCAAGAGAGCCTGTTTACGGGCTGAAGGTCAAGCTCGTTGACTGTAAGCTGCACGAGGATGCGGTGCACAGGGGACCTGCGCAGGTAATTCCTGCCGTTAGGTCAGCGATATTTGCTGCGATGCTCCAGGCAAAACCGGCTCTGCTTGAGCCATATCAGAAGGTGTATGTTACCGTCCCGCAGGAAATGATGGGTGCGGTAACAAGAGAGATTCAGGGAAGGAGAGGAGTTATACTGGAGATCAACTCCGAGGGGGATGCTGTTACTGTCATAGCCAAGGTTCCGGTCAAGGAGATGTTCGGATTCGCAGGCGCAATAAGAGGCGCAACATCAGGAAAAGCAATCTGGAGTGTGGAATTTGCAGGATTCGAGCAGGTACCTCAGAATCTGTTCGAACAGTTCGTGATGGAAGTCAGACAGAGGAAGGGATTGAAGCTTGAGATTCCAAAGCCCGAGGACTTCATCGGGTGA
- a CDS encoding DNA-directed RNA polymerase subunit A', with protein sequence MIPKRISSIRFEVLSPKEIRKMSVVKVISPETYDDDGFPIEFGLMDPRLGVIDPGLKCKTCGGKAGECPGHFGHIELAAPVVHVGYAKLIARLLNATCRECGRILLKDDRRDKFVTEIEERRKLGQDYEGIVKEVFRVTKSVKKCPHCGSDQMEIKFEKPTFFYENEHRLTPRDVRERLEKIPDEDLPAFGMDPKAVRPEWMVLTVLPVPPVTVRPSIILETGQRSEDDLTHKLVDIIRINQRFMENKEAGAPRLILEDLWELLQYHVTTYLDNEVSGIPPARHRSGRPLKTLAQRLKGKEGRFRGSLSGKRVNFSARTVISPDPNLSINEVGVPLEVAEELSVPIYVTEKNIDEAREFILRDEHPKANYVIREDGRRIRIIESNRYELAEKLEPGWIVERQLMDGDIVLFNRQPSLHRMSIMAHYVKVLPYKTFRLNPAVCPPYNADFDGDEMNLHVPQSLEAQAEAKILMAVQEHILSPRFGGPIIGGIHDHISGLYLLTRGEKLFSKAEVMEIIRPLEITKLPEPKHDGKWSGKQIFSMILPDLSLEFKAEICQGCEVCKGVECENDAYVYIRNGELVTGTIDEKAVGAFKGIIIDEIIRKYGTEEARKFIDNMTKLAIRAIMFTGFTVGIDDVDIPKEAREQIEQVIEEAEERVWKLIEAYKQGNLEPMPGRSIEETLEMKIMQELGRARDMAGKIAGRYLGMDNAAVIMAVSGARGSMLNLTQMAACIGQQSVRGERIKRGYTYTDRTLPHFKPGDLGPEARGFVRSSYKDGLNPIEFFFHAVGGREGLVDTAVRTSQSGYLQRRLINALQDLKVDYDGTVREQTSGLIVQFRYGQDGVDPMKSYRGKAVDVKRIIREVMGE encoded by the coding sequence ATGATACCGAAAAGAATAAGTTCGATCAGGTTTGAAGTTTTAAGTCCAAAAGAGATAAGAAAAATGAGTGTTGTCAAGGTAATCTCACCTGAAACTTATGATGACGACGGTTTTCCCATAGAATTCGGATTGATGGACCCGAGACTTGGAGTGATTGACCCCGGACTGAAATGCAAAACCTGTGGTGGTAAGGCCGGCGAGTGTCCGGGTCATTTTGGTCACATTGAGCTTGCGGCTCCAGTGGTTCATGTGGGCTATGCGAAGCTCATAGCAAGGTTGCTCAACGCAACATGCAGGGAGTGCGGAAGAATTCTGCTCAAGGATGACAGACGAGATAAATTTGTGACTGAGATCGAGGAGAGGCGAAAGCTCGGTCAGGATTACGAGGGAATAGTGAAGGAAGTCTTCAGAGTTACGAAGTCTGTTAAGAAGTGTCCTCACTGTGGTTCTGATCAGATGGAGATCAAATTCGAAAAACCCACGTTTTTCTACGAGAACGAGCACAGGCTGACTCCCAGGGATGTGAGGGAGCGGCTTGAAAAGATCCCCGATGAGGATCTACCGGCTTTTGGAATGGATCCCAAAGCAGTCAGGCCAGAGTGGATGGTTCTCACTGTTCTTCCCGTTCCACCGGTAACGGTAAGACCCTCAATCATCCTTGAAACAGGTCAGAGGAGCGAGGATGACCTTACTCACAAGCTTGTAGATATAATCAGGATCAACCAGAGATTTATGGAGAACAAAGAGGCGGGAGCGCCGCGGCTGATTCTCGAAGACCTCTGGGAGCTTCTGCAGTATCACGTTACAACCTATCTTGACAACGAGGTATCGGGCATACCACCCGCGAGACATAGGAGTGGCAGGCCTCTCAAAACTCTTGCACAGAGGCTTAAAGGCAAGGAAGGCAGATTCAGAGGTAGTCTGTCAGGTAAACGAGTTAACTTTTCAGCGAGAACTGTTATCAGCCCTGATCCAAACCTCAGCATAAACGAAGTGGGTGTTCCGCTGGAGGTTGCTGAAGAGCTGTCAGTTCCGATATATGTGACTGAGAAGAATATTGATGAAGCGAGAGAGTTCATTCTCAGGGACGAGCACCCCAAGGCGAACTATGTTATCAGGGAAGACGGCAGGAGAATTAGAATCATAGAGTCCAACAGGTATGAGCTTGCAGAAAAACTTGAACCCGGATGGATTGTGGAGAGACAGCTTATGGATGGCGACATCGTTCTGTTCAACAGACAGCCCTCGCTTCACAGGATGAGCATCATGGCACATTATGTGAAAGTCCTGCCTTACAAGACATTCAGACTCAATCCAGCAGTTTGTCCGCCATACAACGCTGATTTTGATGGGGATGAGATGAACCTGCATGTGCCGCAAAGCCTTGAAGCTCAGGCAGAGGCAAAGATTCTGATGGCGGTTCAGGAGCACATTCTGTCCCCAAGATTTGGTGGACCGATTATTGGAGGAATTCATGATCACATCTCTGGCCTGTATCTCCTCACGAGGGGTGAGAAATTATTCAGCAAGGCAGAGGTCATGGAAATAATACGCCCCCTGGAGATAACAAAGCTCCCTGAGCCGAAGCATGACGGCAAGTGGAGTGGAAAGCAGATTTTCAGCATGATTCTTCCCGACCTGTCTCTCGAATTCAAGGCAGAGATCTGCCAGGGGTGCGAGGTCTGCAAGGGTGTTGAGTGTGAAAATGACGCTTACGTGTACATAAGGAACGGTGAACTCGTTACCGGGACGATCGATGAGAAGGCGGTCGGTGCTTTCAAGGGTATAATCATTGACGAAATCATCAGAAAATATGGAACCGAGGAAGCGAGAAAGTTCATAGACAACATGACAAAACTCGCCATCAGGGCAATCATGTTCACGGGCTTCACTGTGGGTATCGACGACGTTGATATTCCGAAAGAGGCAAGAGAGCAGATCGAACAGGTTATTGAGGAAGCAGAGGAAAGGGTGTGGAAGCTCATTGAGGCGTACAAGCAGGGTAACCTTGAACCCATGCCCGGACGAAGCATAGAGGAAACGCTCGAGATGAAAATCATGCAGGAGCTTGGCAGAGCGAGAGACATGGCTGGAAAGATAGCCGGAAGGTATCTGGGTATGGATAATGCAGCGGTTATCATGGCCGTGAGCGGTGCAAGGGGTTCGATGCTCAACCTTACCCAGATGGCAGCATGTATTGGGCAGCAGTCTGTCAGAGGAGAGAGGATTAAGAGAGGTTACACCTACACAGACAGAACTCTTCCACACTTCAAGCCTGGCGATCTCGGTCCTGAGGCAAGAGGTTTTGTCAGGAGCAGTTACAAGGACGGCTTGAATCCAATTGAGTTCTTCTTCCACGCTGTTGGTGGTAGAGAAGGTCTTGTCGATACTGCTGTCAGAACTTCACAGTCAGGTTACCTGCAGAGAAGGCTGATCAATGCACTTCAAGACCTCAAGGTGGATTATGATGGAACTGTCAGAGAGCAGACCAGCGGTCTTATTGTACAGTTCAGATACGGACAGGATGGTGTGGACCCTATGAAAAGCTACAGGGGTAAGGCTGTGGATGTAAAGAGAATCATCAGAGAGGTAATGGGAGAGTGA
- the rpsJ gene encoding 30S ribosomal protein S10, which produces MAIKGYKARIRLSGLNPKDLDRICSQIKEIAVKTGVEISGPIPLPTKRLVVPVRKSPDGEGSETWDHWEMRVHKRLIDIAADERALRQIMRIQVPKDVNIEIVLES; this is translated from the coding sequence ATGGCAATAAAGGGTTACAAGGCGAGGATTAGACTTTCTGGTCTCAATCCCAAGGATCTGGACAGGATCTGCTCACAGATTAAAGAAATAGCAGTAAAGACCGGTGTGGAAATCAGCGGACCAATACCTCTGCCGACAAAGAGGCTTGTGGTTCCTGTAAGAAAAAGCCCCGATGGAGAAGGCAGTGAAACCTGGGATCACTGGGAAATGAGGGTTCACAAGAGGCTGATAGATATCGCGGCGGACGAGAGGGCGCTGAGACAGATAATGAGGATCCAGGTTCCAAAAGACGTGAACATTGAGATAGTTCTTGAAAGCTAA